AGAACCAGAAGTACGCTTACGGGTTCGAGCATGCCGTCGATCTGTGGTACGGAGACAAGATGATCGACTTCGTGAAGGTTGCCGAGGGATACGGGGCGCGCGGGGAGAGGATCACCAAACCAGAGGAAATCATGCCCGCGCTCAAGAGGGCGGTTGCGTCCGGGGTTCCATACGTTATCGACGTGATTGTAGAGAGAACCACCGACTGCTCGATGGGTCCGGACCTGGACAAGATCAGGGAATTCGCATAGGTGCGACATAGCGGACAGGCGCTGGCAAAAGGGCAGCGACAGCGACAGCCGGGGAATGAGTCCCCGGCCTCTTGCTCTACCCAAGCGCGAGGCCGATGACGCCGATGACCATGACCGCCGCGGCGGCCATCCGCCGCGGTCCGTCCGCCTCGGCGAGCAAGCGGGCGCCCATGATGGTGCCTACAAGGATACTGACCTCGCGGGCTGGAGCCACGTAGCTCACCGGAGATGTAGCAAGTGCAGTGAGAACCATAATGTAGGAAAGTGGGGATAGGAACGCGACTGCAACAGCTTCGCGCCAGTGAGCCCGGAAGACCTCTCGGACTTCCTCCCGGTGCTGCATGGCGTAGGGAGCCATGAGTATGGTTCGTCCAGTGCTGACCGCCCAATCGTAGAGAAGCGGAGGTATGGCCAGGGTGCCCACGCCCCACTTGTCCCAGAGTGTATAGCAGGCTATGAGTACGCCCGTCACAATGCCATACCTCGCTGCCTCCCGGGCGCCAGGCCGTTTAAGACTCTGAGTTCCCCCTGCGAGAAAGAAGGCCCCTCCCACGATCAACGCCGCCCCAGACAATGCCAGTACACTGGGCCTTTCGCCGAGGAAGGTTATAGCGACCGCGGTGGCGAGCAGGGGGCCGACTCCTCTGGATAGCGGGTAGACGAGGGAGAGGTCTCCCGAGCGGTAACCCCTGTGCAGAAAGACGAAGTAGCCAAGGTGGAGAACTGAACTTCCCGCAATGGCTATCAAGTGAGGAAGCCCGATCGCCGGCTGCCGTGTCACTGCCGCCCACGCCGCGAGCGGCACCCACACTGCCGAAGAGAAGGCACCGCACGAGAACACAAAGCACTCCCCACCTCCAGCGCGCTTTGCAATGAGGTTCCAACTTGCATGGATCAAGGCAGCTCCGATAACGAGAGCGAGGGCGAGGGTGGCCAGTGTAGTACCTCCTTCGGTGCCGATGAATGGGCGGTCTCGAGGTTCGAGATGAGACTCGAATTGCGTGCATCTTCTATGTACCATACCATGACGCCCTGTTCAAGTGGGACATATGGAGGCTATGGCGATGCTGATGTGAATCCGGCCCCACCGAAGAATGCAGCGCGACATTCGGGGTTGTGGGGCCGTGTGACGGTGCGTGGGCATTCTCGCGCACCGTCACAGCCCCGCGTAATAACATGTTCATCTAGTGATCCTGGGGCGAGCGCAAGTTCATGACCTTGGCCAGCGGATTATATGCCTGTGCCTTGGCCTCTTCACTGCCAAATAGGACGGCCCACGCATGTCCCTGATCGGGCGTGATCCCACCGCTTTGGGTGTTAGTACTGGTTGTTCACATACTTACACATGAGCAAGTCCGCAAGCTCCCAGTACGTCGACTCCGCCTTCTTCATGCACATGGATGTATATCCTGTGATGAAGCTGCGCGCCGCGGCAGGGTCTCGCGCCCAGATTTCAGCAGCGACCCGCTCTATGCATGGTTGCATCGCAAAGAACCCTGCTTCAACAGGATCTCTGGCGGCCGCTATGTCTTTGATGGCATCCTGGAACCGGAATCCTGCATACTGATCCACGGTGGCAAATGCCCACCACGCGGAATTGCGGGAGTACTGGAACCGGTCGTTCGTTCTCCAGCTCACGGGCAGTTCGGTGACGCCATTGTACACCGGCACATACATCGACGTCGCTGGGTTGTCGTTGTAGTACCAAAGGCACGCCTTCACCGGTTCCGGCAACCAACTCCTCACCTCAGCCACAAAACCATATGAGCAGTTGTACCTGGAGACCGGCCGCTCGTTCTCGAAACAGAGCAGGTTGGCCATGTCGTCTGTTATGAAAGGCGTGGCGAGCGGGCTCTTGGTCTTGCCGCCCTTTCCATCAGGGACAAACCACGCAGGCAGATCCGCCAGGGAATGCTCGGTTCCTTCAAAGGAGCTTCGTTGGAACGCTATGACGTCCTGCACGGAGACCTTCTTCTCGGGTTTCACCGAGAACGGATACGCGGATAGCGGCGCATCATGGTCCCAGGTCTGTGAAGGGCACAGGAGGCTGTAGATGTACCACAGTCTGTTCCTGATCCACATGGAGTCTGCGGACCATGAGCCAGTCTCGGGGGTGTAAGCCGTGGTAATGTTGAAAGGTTCGCCGCTTGCAGGGTCGTACCAGCCGTTTTCGATGGCGACGTCCTTGTATGACTTGGAGTACATGAAGTCAAGGTTCCCTTCCTCAATGACGCCGATCCGGCTCACGTTGGGCACGACGCACACCTGGTCGTCTCCCACTCGGCGAGCTACCCAGATCGCGCCGGGCTCTCCCGAGTCAGGGGTCCAGAACGGTCCGACCCCGTAGATTTCCATCACCCAGGCTTCATTGCCGTCCGCCAGGGTGATACATTCACCCATGCTTGCGCAGGACGACTGGAATCCGTATCTCTCAGCCAACTCCCCTATGACCACGATTGCCTCCCTGGCGGTCTTGCACCGCTGGAGGGCGAGGATCTCAAGCTGCTCGATGGTGAGTATGGCTCGATCACTGGGGACAAGCTCTTCTCGCTGAGCTATCGTAGTCTCTCCGATGGCCAGCCCGTGCTCGTTGAGGAAAGGATACGCGACGTGGAAGTAGGTGTAGGTCTTCTCTACCTGGGGAATCTCGCCCACTACGATCAATGGGGCGCTGGGTCCCGCCTCGCACGTTTGTCGATAGACCGTGAAGGTGCTTCCTTCCGGAAAGGTCTGTCCGGGGACCACCCGGATGCGGGCGTCGTACCCTATGCCTGATCCACCACCGCCGTACCCGCCTTCATCGCAGGTGTGAGAGGTGATGGTGGAGCCGTCCCGAGAGGCGTTCTTTCCAACCACCACGTCGGTGCACGCAAGTGCGGCAGTCGAGCCCAGGAACACGGAAACAGACAGACAGACGAGCACAGCCACGACAACACGGTTGCGCATCATGGAACACCCTCCTCTCGATGTAGTCCAGGTTTAGCTGCACTGCGTGAAGGGTCAACGCTGACCGGAGAGGGACCAAATCCAATTCGTCACGACTACTCTGTCCACTAGCCCGGATTCGTTCTTCTGAACCTCCCTTGTCGCCTGCCAAAGCCGATTTTCGCCCAACTGCTCGGTGCTCCCCCAACTATCGGGACTCCAGGCCCTGTCCACGTGCTAGAACGTCCTGTCGTCGTACTTCACTGTGAGCTTTTCGGCGAGTGACCAGAACAGATCAACCGCCATGCTCGCACGGGTGTGGGTGTAATCGGTCAGGAACTTGACCGCAAGTTCAGGATTGACCTTGAGCAGGTCAGCAACCACCTTCTCGATTGCCGGCTGCAGCGCGAACTGTTCCGCCTCGAACGGGTCCCGTACCGCGCGGAGGTCTTTGATCATGTCCTGGTACCTGCGGTTTACCAAGTTGTCGATGAAGTCGAACGCCCACCAGGCCGACTCCTTGTAGTTCGAGAGGCTGAACACGCTCCTGTCATTCACTGCGTAGTTCTTCGGAAGGCTGGACACACCCGCGTAGATCGGAATATAGACGCTGGTGTCGGGGTTGTTCAATCCAAACCAGCAAAGCCCGCCCACCTGATTCGGCAGCCACGACCGGGCCTGCAGAACCGTGTGATAGGAGCAGCCGGGTATGGAGATGTTCCGCTCGGCTGGGATGTTCATCAAGGCCCGCATGTCGGCGTTTGCGTGCGGTGTCGCAAACGGGCTCTTGGCCCAATTCCCCTTGGAATCCGGTGCGTACCAGTCAGGCACGTTTGCCTTGTCGAAAGGCGTGCCCTCCATGGTATCGCGGTAGATCTTGAACATATCCTGGATGGTTATCGGGCGCTCAGCCTTTACCGTGAACGGGAATCTGGAACCATTCGGGTCGAGATTGAGAGACGGGGCCGCCCACGACAGCACCCTCCACTCGCGCCTTCTCGATCCCATGGAGTCCTTTGGGTTGTAAGCATCGTAGAAGAGGAATGGCTCGCCGCTCTTTGGATCCCACCAGCCCATCTCCTCGGCGGCCGAGAATACGTTCGCGGAGAACATGTAGTTCTCTGGGTCGTTGGGATCGATCTTACCTATTCTGCTGCGGTTCGCAGAGACACCAACATGGCCCTCGGGAATCCTGACAGCAGCCCAGATGGCACCTTTCTCGAACGCGCCAGGGGGCATTATCTCGAAGTGCCAGATCTCATTGGGATCTCCCACTGTCAGGCACTCACCACGATCTATGTAGCCGTACTCTTCTGCCATCTGGCCCATGATCTGAATTGCTTCACGCGCAGTCTTTGCCCGCTGCAATCCGATGATCTGGAGGGTTTCGATGTACATGATGCCCTCGGTTGTGTTCAACTCCGGGCGATTGCCGATTGTCGTCTCCCCCATGATCACCTGATGCTCGTTCATGTAGGGGTAAGCGACGTGGAAGTAGGTGTAGGTGACAGGCGCCTGCGGGATCTCGCCGATTTTCTCGGGGGTTGTACGATCAGCATGCAGGAGGTTGCAGTACACTGGCATCATCTCGCCAGGCTCGTGCTGCTTACCAGGAACAACCCATGTGCGGGCATCATACCATCCATCGCAGGTGTGCGCGGTCATGACCGACCCATCTGCCGATGCACCCTTGGAGACAGGAATAGATGTGCACGCCAAAGCCGGAGCCGCCGCGACCAAGATCGCGACCAACGTCACCAGAACCAGACTGTACCTGGACCTTAGCCTCATGTGGCGCACCTCCTGGATTGTGTTGAGGGTTCTGATTTCGTGTTCGACGACGTCTTGTCCAAACCTTCTGACTTGAGTGATTCCAGGAAATAATAGCCATGCACACTGCTTATGTAAGGAATGCTGGAAATTGAACGAAGAGAGTGTATATTGGAGGAGTTCCCAATGGCGCGGCGAAGACATTCTCCAGGACAAGACGCTGGGCCGTTCCTAATCAACTACGCAGCTCACAGGGGGTGTAATGTCGATGTTGGCGAAGATTGTCTCGCGCAGGCGCATTCTCCTCGTCGTGATCGGGCTGGTGGCTGTGGTTCTGGGGTCGGGCTCTGTCCATGGACAGCCCCCGAAGCCCGAAGGTCTGGAAATCCCGGAGACTCTTCCTACCCTGTCTGGCCCGGTAGTGGTTACGACCATTGGGCAGAGTCCAGGATCTGTCATGGTAAGGATGCTCTTCCGGAGGATCGGCGTGGCGTGTGTCCAGAATGACCTTCTCACTCATGAGCAGCTGGCCCAGGCGGGCAAGGACCCTAAGACAGCATACAAGACGTTGATCATGACAATGGGGACTTCACTCAAAGGTATGGGCGGAGCAGGGGTCGACGTGGATGGGGAGGTGGCACGGTGCAATGCCCTTGTCGCCCAGGCGCGAAAGTCGGGGATCTTCATCATCGGGGCTCAGATAGAAGGATCGTCCAGACGGACAGACGAATATGACGAGAAGTCAAACAAGGCTGTCGCCCCTCAGTCGGATCTCTTGATCGTCAGATCCGAAGTCGACAAGGATGGGTATTTCACCAACACCGCGAAGCAAAAGGGGATTCCTATTGTAAGAACAAAAGAGGCTGCAGATTTCGAATACGTGTTCAGAGTGCTGTTCTCCGCGCCGACTAAGTAGGCGACGTGAGGTGAGTCTATCGTGTTCTCACATGCAACGCTTGTTCTCGCGGCGATGGTCACGGCATTCGCCGTCGCGCGATTGGCCAGGCTCAGCAACGAATTGGCTATGCTGTGCGCGGCGTTCGTTGGGGCCTTTGCCCACGGGGCAGGGGTTCCCGCGCGGCATCTTGTGGAAGGCACCTTCACATACTTTGACGTCACGCTCATCTTCATCACGGCTACCCTGTTCATGAACCTCATGCGCGAGACGGGCGGTGTATCCTACATAGTCCGCGGGATCATCTCAAGGTTCCACCGAAGCAGGTTCATGTTGCTCCTGCTTCTCACTCTCATCATGCTTGTGCCCGGGGCGCTCACCGGGGCGGGGACGGTTACTGTCCTGGTAGTCGGCGGATTTGTCGGAACCGTGCTCGGGTACATGGGGATCCCCAAGCACCGCGCTGCCGCGATCGTGTTTCTTTGCGCCGCGATGAGTGCTGCGGCACCGCCCATCAACCTCTGGGCCATGATGACTGCGGCTGGCTCGAACATGCCTTATGTTGGGTTCACTCTTCCCCTCGGTGTGATTTCGGTGGCAGGAGCACTCTTCAGCGCGTTCTACCTTGGCTGGCGAGGGACCGAGGTGGACGTGGCTCAGGCCCTTCGTGAGCTGCCGGAACCGCCGCCGCGGATGATTTGGTACAGGGTCGCCGTTCCGTTCCTCGTGTTCTTCGGGCTCATCCTTGCAGGTCGCATCTGGCCACACCAGATGCCTGTCATCGGGCTTCCGCTGGTGTTTCTGATCACCGCTGCATCGGTGGTTTTGCTGTCGCCTGTACGGGTATCCGTATTTGCGGTTGCCTCCAAGACGGTCGAGGGACTTCTCCCGTTGATCGGCACTATCACCGTGGTCGGCGTTCTAGTGCAGATTATGGCACTCTCAGGAGCCCGCGGCCTGATATCCCTCTCCGTTGTAACCTTGCCGCTCACGGTGTTGTTCGCGACTCTCTTCCTGATCCTGCCCCTATCGGAAGGGATTTTCCAGTATGCGGCAGCTCCGTTGCTCGGTGTTCCGCTCGTGCTCCTTTTCAACATGAAGGGCTACAACCCCATCATCGCGCTCGCTGGAATGGCGGCGATGTGGCCTTTGGGCGACGCGCTGCCTCCCACTGCGCCTGTGGGCCGGGCGGCAGTCATGTCAGTCGAGTATTCCGGCGACTATTACCGCGGGTTCCTGCGTGAATGCGTAGTGCCTATGGCGTTCATTTTGGCGCTAGGGACGGTTTACGTGGCATGCAGCTCGAGACTCAGCTTCCTCATTGGCGGCTGAGGACGACGGGAGGGTGCGCCGCATGGAAACTTTCGTAACAGCAGCTTACTACCTGATGACAGCGGCCGTAGCCGCCGTGATCGTATCGAATTTCCTGAAGTCTCGCGACCCTCAGAGAATGGTTCTCTATGCTGTGGTGTTCACACCGTTCATCCTGCGCTTGCTGCGCATTAAGTGAGGGCGGAAGGAGGCGTAAGACGGGGATGCCCAACAAGGTCAGGCTTCTCTACACGCGGTTGGTCATCGCGCTCCTTTGGGTCGCCCTCGTTGTTCCAGCTGTGGTGCAGTTCTACCAGCATCGGCATTATCCGGAACCTGTAGTGCTGGGGCCGGGGGTCACAGAGGTGAGGAAGCTCTCCGACTACTCTCCAGCGTTACGTGGGACGGTGGCTGACTGCAACGTGTATGTGTTGGACTCTGGGGTGCCTGGAGGGACGCTTCTCGTGATAGGCTCCACTCACCCGGAAGAGCCGGCGACCGTGCTGTCTACCGTCATGATGGTGGAGCAATGTATCCCTACGGAGGGGCGAATCCTGGTTGCACCCAGGGCGAACCGGAGCGCGTCCACGGTCACCCGACCGGGCGATGCGTACCCGCTTTACTTCACCATTCCCACGGAATTCGGAGGGCGTAAGTTCAGGATGGGGGATCGGTGGTCCAACCCCTTGGATTCGTGGCCGGATCCTGAGGTCTACGTCCATTATCCAAGTGGGCAGCTTCTTGCGTACATGGACATACGGAACCTCAACCGTACGTGGCCCGGCCGGGAATCCGGGATGATCACGGAGCGAGTATGCGCAGCGTTCGTGGAGCTGATCAGAAAGGAGAACGTCGACGTCTTCATCGATCTCCATGAGGCGGAGCTTGAATACCCGGTGATCAGCACTATTGTCGCCCATCAGAGGGCTGCCGACATCGCAGCCGTGGTGTCGATGATGGTTTCCGCCAGCGAGTTCAGGATAGGGGTCGAGTACTCGCCTCAGAAACTGCACGGGCTCTCGCACAGAGAAGTGGGAGACCACACAGATGCGCTGGTTTTCCAGCCGGAGACTCCGGAGCCTTTTCTCGACCGCGTCCGGGGAATCACGGACGAAAACCTTCTCCTTTCTGGCAAGGATGAGTTCGTGATGAGGGCAGGCCAACACGGGCTCCTATACGAGAGGATTGACAGTGAAGGCTGGCATATCGGCAAGCGGGTCGGTCGTCACAACTCCACGATTGCCGGCATTGTGGAGATGTACTCCGAGTTCTATCCCGAGAGGCCGATAGCCTTCGAAGGCTTGCCGCGCTACGTTGATGTGGTGACCGAGGGGGTTGGTGCTTTTCTGAGAAACCCAGAGGCAGCGCCCGAAGACAGGGTTATCTACGACTAGGTCGGACAGCATGGCGGCGGCAACTCACGTCTGGGCTGGGGTGAGGCAATGCGATGGGACAATCGAACCCGGGAAGGAGGATGCCAGGGAAACAACCTAGTCCGGGTATGTTCAGATCTGCTCCAAGTCGGCACATGGCCGTTATGAAAGCGAAGGGGGTAAGACATATGAAAACTAAATTGCGTTGGGGTGTTCTCGCAGTTGCGATGGCGTTGGCCTTCCTGGTGCCAGCGGTATCTGCAGTTGCCTGTACATCGATCGTAGTAGGCAAGGACGCATCCGCCGACGGTTCGGTCATGACCACCCATACCTGCGACGGCAGGTACGAGTTCAGAATCACATTGGTGCCCGCGAAGACTCACGAGCCCGGTGCGATGCGGCCTGTAATGAAAGGTGGCGGCCAGGGCCTCGATTTGCCGCAGGCCGTGAAAGTGGGGGAAATCCCGCAGGTTGCCAAGACTTACGCCTACTTCGACATCGCCTACCCATTTGCCAACGAGAACCAGGTCATGATGGGCGAGACGACCATAGGCGGACGGCGTGAGCTTCGCAACAACGAAGGCTGGTTCGAGATCTGGGAGCTGCAGAGGGTCGCACTCGAGCGCGCCCGGACCGCACGAGAGGCCGTGCAGATCATGGGCGAACTGGCCGAGACATACGGGTATGGCGATTCCGGCGAATGCCTGACCGTCACAGACCCGAACGAGGCATGGTTCTTTGAAATCTTCGGGGCCGGCCCGTTTGAAAAGGGTGCTGTGTGGGCGGCTGTGAGGATACCAGACGATCAGGTTGGCGTCTCCGCCAACCGGTCCCGGATCGGCGAAATAAGGACGGATGATCCGGACAACTACATGTATTCGAAGAATGTATTTGATGTTGCGCAGGAAATGGGCTGGTGGGATCCTTCTCAGGGCCCGTTCAATTTCGCCAAGGCGTATGGCCCCAAGGATTCCTTCTACAACATTCGCCGCGAATGGAGGGTGCTGTCGCTCCTGGCGCCGTCACTCAATCTCGACCCATGGGCCGAGGAATATCCCTTCACAGTCAAGCCTGACAAGAAGGTCTCCGTGGCTGACCTCATGGCGATCAAGCGTGACTACTACGAGGGCACGGAGTTCGACTTGACCAAGGGAATGGCTGCGGGCCCGTTCGGGAATCCGAACCGATATGCGACTCCCACAACGCTAGGTGAGTGGGAGCGGGCAATCTCGATGTTCCGGTGCTCTTACTCCATCATC
This sequence is a window from Bacillota bacterium. Protein-coding genes within it:
- a CDS encoding thiamine pyrophosphate-dependent enzyme translates to NQKYAYGFEHAVDLWYGDKMIDFVKVAEGYGARGERITKPEEIMPALKRAVASGVPYVIDVIVERTTDCSMGPDLDKIREFA
- a CDS encoding DMT family transporter, with protein sequence MVHRRCTQFESHLEPRDRPFIGTEGGTTLATLALALVIGAALIHASWNLIAKRAGGGECFVFSCGAFSSAVWVPLAAWAAVTRQPAIGLPHLIAIAGSSVLHLGYFVFLHRGYRSGDLSLVYPLSRGVGPLLATAVAITFLGERPSVLALSGAALIVGGAFFLAGGTQSLKRPGAREAARYGIVTGVLIACYTLWDKWGVGTLAIPPLLYDWAVSTGRTILMAPYAMQHREEVREVFRAHWREAVAVAFLSPLSYIMVLTALATSPVSYVAPAREVSILVGTIMGARLLAEADGPRRMAAAAVMVIGVIGLALG
- a CDS encoding C69 family dipeptidase — its product is MMRNRVVVAVLVCLSVSVFLGSTAALACTDVVVGKNASRDGSTITSHTCDEGGYGGGGSGIGYDARIRVVPGQTFPEGSTFTVYRQTCEAGPSAPLIVVGEIPQVEKTYTYFHVAYPFLNEHGLAIGETTIAQREELVPSDRAILTIEQLEILALQRCKTAREAIVVIGELAERYGFQSSCASMGECITLADGNEAWVMEIYGVGPFWTPDSGEPGAIWVARRVGDDQVCVVPNVSRIGVIEEGNLDFMYSKSYKDVAIENGWYDPASGEPFNITTAYTPETGSWSADSMWIRNRLWYIYSLLCPSQTWDHDAPLSAYPFSVKPEKKVSVQDVIAFQRSSFEGTEHSLADLPAWFVPDGKGGKTKSPLATPFITDDMANLLCFENERPVSRYNCSYGFVAEVRSWLPEPVKACLWYYNDNPATSMYVPVYNGVTELPVSWRTNDRFQYSRNSAWWAFATVDQYAGFRFQDAIKDIAAARDPVEAGFFAMQPCIERVAAEIWARDPAAARSFITGYTSMCMKKAESTYWELADLLMCKYVNNQY
- a CDS encoding C69 family dipeptidase — its product is MRLRSRYSLVLVTLVAILVAAAPALACTSIPVSKGASADGSVMTAHTCDGWYDARTWVVPGKQHEPGEMMPVYCNLLHADRTTPEKIGEIPQAPVTYTYFHVAYPYMNEHQVIMGETTIGNRPELNTTEGIMYIETLQIIGLQRAKTAREAIQIMGQMAEEYGYIDRGECLTVGDPNEIWHFEIMPPGAFEKGAIWAAVRIPEGHVGVSANRSRIGKIDPNDPENYMFSANVFSAAEEMGWWDPKSGEPFLFYDAYNPKDSMGSRRREWRVLSWAAPSLNLDPNGSRFPFTVKAERPITIQDMFKIYRDTMEGTPFDKANVPDWYAPDSKGNWAKSPFATPHANADMRALMNIPAERNISIPGCSYHTVLQARSWLPNQVGGLCWFGLNNPDTSVYIPIYAGVSSLPKNYAVNDRSVFSLSNYKESAWWAFDFIDNLVNRRYQDMIKDLRAVRDPFEAEQFALQPAIEKVVADLLKVNPELAVKFLTDYTHTRASMAVDLFWSLAEKLTVKYDDRTF
- a CDS encoding DUF6305 family protein, which encodes MLAKIVSRRRILLVVIGLVAVVLGSGSVHGQPPKPEGLEIPETLPTLSGPVVVTTIGQSPGSVMVRMLFRRIGVACVQNDLLTHEQLAQAGKDPKTAYKTLIMTMGTSLKGMGGAGVDVDGEVARCNALVAQARKSGIFIIGAQIEGSSRRTDEYDEKSNKAVAPQSDLLIVRSEVDKDGYFTNTAKQKGIPIVRTKEAADFEYVFRVLFSAPTK
- a CDS encoding C4-dicarboxylate ABC transporter — translated: MFSHATLVLAAMVTAFAVARLARLSNELAMLCAAFVGAFAHGAGVPARHLVEGTFTYFDVTLIFITATLFMNLMRETGGVSYIVRGIISRFHRSRFMLLLLLTLIMLVPGALTGAGTVTVLVVGGFVGTVLGYMGIPKHRAAAIVFLCAAMSAAAPPINLWAMMTAAGSNMPYVGFTLPLGVISVAGALFSAFYLGWRGTEVDVAQALRELPEPPPRMIWYRVAVPFLVFFGLILAGRIWPHQMPVIGLPLVFLITAASVVLLSPVRVSVFAVASKTVEGLLPLIGTITVVGVLVQIMALSGARGLISLSVVTLPLTVLFATLFLILPLSEGIFQYAAAPLLGVPLVLLFNMKGYNPIIALAGMAAMWPLGDALPPTAPVGRAAVMSVEYSGDYYRGFLRECVVPMAFILALGTVYVACSSRLSFLIGG
- a CDS encoding succinylglutamate desuccinylase; protein product: MPNKVRLLYTRLVIALLWVALVVPAVVQFYQHRHYPEPVVLGPGVTEVRKLSDYSPALRGTVADCNVYVLDSGVPGGTLLVIGSTHPEEPATVLSTVMMVEQCIPTEGRILVAPRANRSASTVTRPGDAYPLYFTIPTEFGGRKFRMGDRWSNPLDSWPDPEVYVHYPSGQLLAYMDIRNLNRTWPGRESGMITERVCAAFVELIRKENVDVFIDLHEAELEYPVISTIVAHQRAADIAAVVSMMVSASEFRIGVEYSPQKLHGLSHREVGDHTDALVFQPETPEPFLDRVRGITDENLLLSGKDEFVMRAGQHGLLYERIDSEGWHIGKRVGRHNSTIAGIVEMYSEFYPERPIAFEGLPRYVDVVTEGVGAFLRNPEAAPEDRVIYD
- a CDS encoding C69 family dipeptidase, encoding MKTKLRWGVLAVAMALAFLVPAVSAVACTSIVVGKDASADGSVMTTHTCDGRYEFRITLVPAKTHEPGAMRPVMKGGGQGLDLPQAVKVGEIPQVAKTYAYFDIAYPFANENQVMMGETTIGGRRELRNNEGWFEIWELQRVALERARTAREAVQIMGELAETYGYGDSGECLTVTDPNEAWFFEIFGAGPFEKGAVWAAVRIPDDQVGVSANRSRIGEIRTDDPDNYMYSKNVFDVAQEMGWWDPSQGPFNFAKAYGPKDSFYNIRREWRVLSLLAPSLNLDPWAEEYPFTVKPDKKVSVADLMAIKRDYYEGTEFDLTKGMAAGPFGNPNRYATPTTLGEWERAISMFRCSYSIITQSRSWLPNEIGGVIWFGEDAPHSTTYVPFYCATTSVPVSFSIGRRDVLDRNAAWWAFNYVSNYADLKFNYMIKDIREVSGKFEAEALAMQSAVEKAALELYKIDPQLAVKFLTNYSNDLADRVVAAYWALADRLAVKYQDGYVDLKTVGYPEWWLKEVGYKKLVRP